One part of the Truepera radiovictrix DSM 17093 genome encodes these proteins:
- the mnmD gene encoding tRNA (5-methylaminomethyl-2-thiouridine)(34)-methyltransferase MnmD yields the protein MTAPTPQPHVQRTRDGSLTLYSARYAQAYGSRHGALTEALEVFLKPSGVAARLAAGRARVLEVGFGTGLNFFVTARAALRTPGARLHYVALERDLLTAAELAALGYGALLGEEGLVEAFLAWRSGPASEAQPFSFARSGAEVTLELRLGDAAERVRGLACAHHAVYQDAFSPEVNPELWTPAFLACLAAALVPGGTLTSYCVQGEVRRRLAALGLVPHKRPGPQGGKREVLLAYKPVHAPR from the coding sequence GTGACGGCGCCTACCCCCCAGCCCCACGTGCAAAGGACGCGCGACGGCAGCCTGACGCTCTACAGCGCCCGCTACGCGCAAGCCTACGGTTCGCGCCACGGGGCGCTCACCGAAGCGCTCGAGGTGTTTCTGAAGCCCTCGGGGGTCGCCGCGCGGCTCGCGGCGGGGCGCGCGCGGGTGCTCGAGGTCGGTTTCGGGACGGGGCTCAACTTCTTCGTGACGGCGCGCGCGGCCCTGCGCACCCCCGGGGCGCGGCTGCACTACGTGGCGCTCGAGCGCGACCTGCTCACGGCGGCCGAACTCGCCGCCCTCGGTTACGGCGCGCTCCTCGGCGAGGAGGGGCTCGTCGAGGCGTTTCTCGCGTGGCGCTCGGGGCCGGCTTCCGAAGCGCAGCCCTTCTCCTTTGCGCGCTCGGGTGCAGAGGTGACGCTCGAGCTCCGCCTCGGGGACGCCGCCGAGCGGGTTCGCGGGCTCGCCTGCGCGCACCACGCGGTCTACCAAGACGCGTTTAGCCCGGAGGTCAACCCCGAACTCTGGACCCCCGCGTTTTTGGCGTGCCTCGCCGCGGCGCTCGTCCCCGGGGGGACGCTGACGAGCTACTGCGTCCAGGGCGAGGTGCGGCGGCGCCTCGCCGCACTCGGGCTGGTGCCGCACAAGCGCCCCGGCCCCCAAGGGGGTAAGCGCGAGGTGCTGCTGGCCTATAAACCCGTCCACGCTCCCCGATGA
- a CDS encoding SDR family NAD(P)-dependent oxidoreductase — protein MQTSETAPSAAARITAPADLRGRTVLVTGASSGIGRETARALARAGATVLTVSRPSGEGEALAAQLRQTGAEVHFFPADLSSLAEVRRVARALRARAPRLDVLVNNAGAFFSERQTTAEGLERTLALNHLSVFLLTHLLLEPLLASPAARVVTVSSQAERLGRVHWDDPMLRRGYNGWKAYSQSKLGNLLFSYELARRLAGTAVSVNALHPGGVATGFGSGNRGVGALLLKLARPLFKSPEEGAKTVIYLAASPEVAGISGRYFADCRPASSSWRSRDPELQARFWRLSEALVGLGDEEAAALRRVSQAAGAAR, from the coding sequence ATGCAGACTTCAGAGACGGCACCATCCGCAGCGGCCCGGATCACCGCCCCTGCCGACCTCCGTGGGCGCACGGTGCTCGTGACCGGGGCGAGCTCGGGCATAGGCCGCGAGACGGCCCGCGCGCTCGCCCGCGCGGGCGCCACCGTGTTGACGGTCTCGCGGCCGAGCGGCGAGGGGGAGGCGCTGGCGGCGCAGCTACGCCAGACGGGCGCCGAGGTGCACTTTTTCCCCGCCGACCTCTCCAGCCTCGCCGAGGTGCGCCGCGTGGCGCGCGCGTTGCGCGCGCGCGCGCCGCGGCTCGACGTGCTCGTCAACAACGCGGGCGCCTTTTTCTCGGAGCGCCAGACGACCGCCGAGGGGCTCGAGCGCACCCTCGCGCTCAACCACCTCTCCGTGTTTTTGCTGACCCACCTGCTTCTAGAACCGCTGCTGGCGAGCCCCGCGGCGCGCGTCGTCACCGTCTCGTCGCAAGCGGAGCGCCTCGGGCGCGTGCACTGGGACGACCCCATGCTGCGGCGCGGCTACAACGGTTGGAAAGCCTACAGCCAGTCGAAGCTCGGCAACCTGCTCTTTTCGTACGAGCTCGCGCGCCGCCTCGCCGGCACCGCTGTGAGCGTCAACGCGCTCCACCCCGGCGGCGTCGCGACCGGCTTCGGGAGCGGCAACCGTGGCGTCGGGGCGCTTTTGCTCAAGCTCGCGCGGCCCCTATTTAAGTCGCCGGAGGAGGGGGCGAAGACCGTGATCTACCTCGCGGCGTCGCCCGAGGTCGCGGGGATCTCGGGGCGCTACTTCGCCGACTGCCGGCCCGCGAGCTCGTCGTGGCGTTCGCGCGACCCGGAGCTGCAGGCGCGCTTTTGGCGCCTGAGCGAGGCGTTGGTCGGCCTCGGTGACGAGGAGGC
- a CDS encoding NAD(P)/FAD-dependent oxidoreductase, translating into MNPPQDSPHVAVVGGGVMGSTLAYALARRGARVTLLERAPAGSGGASAVPAALLNPYRGRSARATGADLAALRATWALVAELEAAGYRTGAVRSGVLRIASSPKQARLWAQRPGVRWFGPDAVPGRVARGGFHTPFGGFVAREGGFVLPSRYLAALRAAAAARGAALRTACEVLAVEAPQRGGPYTLRTAAGPLVADAVALCVGAHALPPLPAGAAAPPELTHVAGEVVTFALGALPSYPLAGAVYGVPVAAGGEAGVMHLGGNHRAADREDSSAPARLQRAGGWFVPALLGAPQCAVWSGVRAKAEDNRPRVLELAPNVVFVGALAGRGFLAAAALAAPLAEALVGGARAGGRGHP; encoded by the coding sequence ATGAACCCGCCGCAAGACTCACCGCACGTCGCCGTGGTCGGGGGCGGGGTGATGGGTTCGACGCTCGCCTACGCCCTCGCGCGGCGCGGCGCGCGGGTGACGCTGCTCGAGCGCGCCCCCGCGGGCTCCGGAGGGGCGTCGGCGGTGCCCGCGGCGCTGCTGAACCCGTACCGGGGGCGCAGCGCGCGGGCCACAGGCGCCGACCTCGCGGCGCTGCGGGCGACCTGGGCGCTCGTCGCGGAGCTCGAGGCCGCGGGCTACCGCACCGGCGCCGTGCGCAGCGGGGTGCTCCGCATCGCCTCGAGCCCCAAGCAGGCGCGGCTCTGGGCGCAGCGGCCGGGGGTGCGCTGGTTCGGGCCGGACGCGGTGCCAGGGCGGGTGGCGCGGGGCGGGTTTCACACCCCTTTCGGCGGTTTCGTGGCGCGCGAGGGCGGTTTCGTGCTGCCCTCGCGCTACCTCGCGGCGCTGCGCGCGGCGGCGGCGGCGCGCGGCGCGGCGCTGCGCACGGCGTGCGAGGTGCTGGCGGTCGAGGCGCCGCAGCGCGGCGGCCCCTACACGCTGCGCACCGCGGCGGGGCCTTTGGTCGCCGACGCCGTCGCCCTCTGCGTCGGTGCGCACGCGCTCCCGCCCCTACCGGCGGGGGCGGCTGCACCCCCCGAGCTGACGCACGTCGCGGGGGAGGTCGTGACCTTCGCGCTGGGGGCGCTCCCCAGCTACCCGCTCGCGGGGGCCGTCTACGGGGTGCCGGTCGCGGCGGGGGGTGAGGCGGGGGTGATGCACCTGGGGGGCAACCACCGCGCGGCCGACCGTGAGGACTCGTCGGCGCCCGCGCGGCTGCAGCGCGCGGGGGGGTGGTTCGTACCTGCGCTTTTGGGGGCGCCGCAGTGCGCGGTGTGGTCCGGGGTGCGCGCCAAGGCGGAGGACAACCGGCCGCGGGTGCTCGAGCTCGCCCCCAACGTGGTGTTCGTCGGCGCGCTCGCTGGGCGCGGCTTCCTGGCCGCCGCCGCGCTCGCCGCGCCGCTCGCGGAGGCGCTCGTGGGGGGCGCGCGCGCGGGTGGCCGCGGTCATCCCTGA